The following proteins come from a genomic window of Mycobacterium gordonae:
- a CDS encoding ATP-binding protein — MRGLRLPHARAIAADVLATARAQRWDPTEVIKALLTEEAAGRARSMLAARRKAAGFPTGKTFDVWDPNASSIPLPTQQALQTLEWVRRRENLVVCGPAGTGKTFFLEALGQKVIEAGMPVAWFTLEQIGILVRAHRADDSLGKAVAKIVRAELVVIDDVGLLPVGADAAEGLYRIVEAAYERRSVAISSNLHPSGFDELMPKTLATATVDRLLHHAHLCQTSGDSVRLAQALHGKGVKPLS, encoded by the coding sequence ATGCGTGGGCTGCGGTTGCCGCACGCCCGCGCGATCGCCGCCGACGTGCTGGCCACCGCCCGAGCTCAACGCTGGGACCCCACCGAGGTCATCAAAGCGCTGCTGACCGAGGAAGCCGCCGGCCGGGCCCGATCCATGCTGGCCGCCCGCCGCAAAGCCGCCGGCTTCCCGACCGGAAAGACATTTGACGTGTGGGACCCGAATGCGTCGTCGATCCCGTTACCGACCCAACAGGCGCTGCAGACCCTGGAGTGGGTGCGTCGTAGGGAGAACCTGGTGGTCTGCGGGCCCGCTGGCACCGGCAAGACATTCTTCCTCGAAGCGTTGGGGCAGAAGGTCATCGAGGCCGGGATGCCGGTGGCGTGGTTCACCCTCGAGCAGATCGGGATCCTAGTTCGGGCGCACCGCGCTGACGATTCGTTGGGCAAGGCCGTGGCCAAGATCGTACGTGCCGAGCTCGTGGTGATTGACGACGTTGGACTGTTGCCAGTCGGCGCCGATGCCGCTGAAGGGCTCTACCGCATCGTCGAAGCCGCCTATGAACGGCGCTCGGTGGCGATCTCATCAAACCTGCACCCCAGTGGCTTCGATGAGCTGATGCCCAAGACGTTGGCGACAGCCACCGTGGACCGGCTGCTGCATCACGCGCACCTGTGCCAGACCAGCGGAGACTCCGTGCGGCTGGCCCAAGCCCTGCACGGGAAGGGAGTCAAACCCTTGAGCTAA
- a CDS encoding sensor domain-containing protein, producing the protein MRWVMAMLRACAVGVVCVAVGSGCSTIVSGAARPQRARDAGAPVVAADGVDRLLLSENQIGEIVGGGARAAEGFVISRRYSVITQPQGESFSDPSCASSLYNTMYTSYAGSGYTAVAGRTLHEPGPHPTHDIDEAVVAFPSADVATRFVVRTSMAWQRCADVHLSTTEPPPDPVTLFYTLGFPSATGDVATVVNVLEGGQGKVCAHAIASRANVVIDVYIFGPKVTAAQPVAIVTAIAENMPH; encoded by the coding sequence ATGCGGTGGGTCATGGCGATGCTGCGCGCGTGCGCGGTGGGGGTGGTGTGTGTCGCGGTGGGCAGCGGGTGTTCGACCATCGTGTCGGGGGCGGCCCGTCCCCAGCGTGCCCGGGACGCGGGTGCACCGGTGGTGGCCGCGGACGGTGTGGACCGTTTATTGTTGTCGGAGAACCAGATCGGCGAGATCGTGGGAGGCGGTGCGCGGGCCGCCGAGGGCTTCGTGATCTCGCGGCGCTACTCGGTGATTACGCAGCCTCAGGGGGAGTCGTTCTCCGATCCTTCGTGTGCGTCGTCGCTGTACAACACGATGTACACCAGCTATGCGGGCAGTGGGTACACCGCGGTGGCCGGGCGCACATTGCACGAGCCTGGCCCGCACCCTACCCACGACATCGATGAGGCGGTGGTGGCCTTTCCCAGCGCCGACGTCGCGACGCGGTTTGTGGTGCGCACCTCGATGGCCTGGCAGCGGTGCGCCGATGTCCACCTGTCGACCACTGAGCCGCCCCCGGACCCGGTGACCCTGTTCTACACGCTGGGTTTCCCTTCAGCCACCGGTGATGTCGCCACGGTAGTCAACGTGCTGGAGGGCGGGCAGGGCAAGGTGTGCGCGCACGCGATCGCCTCGCGCGCCAATGTCGTGATCGACGTGTACATCTTCGGCCCGAAAGTCACTGCCGCGCAACCGGTCGCGATCGTGACGGCGATCGCCGAGAACATGCCGCACTGA
- a CDS encoding DUF4878 domain-containing protein produces MNNWTPPPGGPQLPGAGLNPHAPVKPPGGRHTWAAHPVGPHATGPDTAGLQPLGPLYSPSPGALVGPPDPKRRKALWVTLAVGAVVVVTVAVVLFLTLAGGGSGNGGAATAGDAVKGYLAALARGDAEAALSYGVDQPASKQFLTNEVLRKQITQWPISNIRILSDDSGGLGMGRVHVVANFGDKNSDTTLYVKKDHGGWKLDAAAIKLDGQHFSTSGNAAAKTITFFGKPVADATVYVFPGWIDIGSTNPYLAVSAKPLLLDQLSLSGGAWMSPEIALSDTGKAAVADSFNAAMAACEHSNLLAPPGCPMKLDSYDTRTLVDGTVSWGPPDTSAMDFSRFSPYQLSVHFSGKVTVPITAATRKGGTETATASQFLYGSADMAKTPPALTFD; encoded by the coding sequence GTGAACAATTGGACACCACCGCCGGGCGGCCCGCAGCTGCCGGGGGCGGGGCTGAATCCGCACGCACCGGTGAAACCGCCCGGGGGACGGCACACCTGGGCAGCGCATCCGGTGGGCCCGCATGCCACCGGGCCGGATACGGCGGGCCTGCAGCCGCTTGGGCCGCTGTACTCCCCGAGCCCGGGCGCACTGGTGGGGCCACCGGATCCCAAACGGCGCAAGGCATTGTGGGTCACCCTGGCGGTGGGGGCTGTGGTCGTGGTGACGGTGGCGGTCGTGCTGTTCCTTACTCTGGCGGGGGGAGGATCCGGTAATGGTGGGGCCGCCACTGCCGGGGATGCGGTCAAGGGATATCTGGCGGCGCTGGCGCGTGGTGATGCCGAGGCGGCGTTGTCCTACGGGGTGGATCAGCCGGCCAGTAAACAGTTCCTGACCAACGAGGTCCTGAGAAAGCAGATCACCCAGTGGCCGATCTCGAATATCCGGATCCTCAGCGACGACTCCGGTGGACTGGGGATGGGCCGGGTGCACGTGGTCGCCAACTTCGGCGACAAGAACTCCGACACCACCCTGTATGTGAAGAAGGACCACGGCGGCTGGAAGCTGGATGCGGCCGCGATCAAGCTCGACGGTCAACACTTTTCCACCTCAGGCAACGCCGCCGCCAAGACAATCACGTTCTTCGGCAAGCCGGTGGCCGACGCGACGGTGTATGTGTTCCCCGGCTGGATCGACATCGGCTCCACCAACCCGTATCTGGCGGTCAGCGCCAAACCGCTTCTACTTGATCAGCTCTCGCTGAGCGGGGGGGCGTGGATGAGCCCGGAGATCGCCCTGTCTGACACAGGAAAGGCGGCAGTCGCCGATTCGTTCAACGCCGCGATGGCCGCCTGCGAGCACTCGAATCTGCTGGCGCCGCCGGGGTGTCCGATGAAACTGGATTCCTACGATACCCGCACTCTGGTCGATGGCACGGTCAGCTGGGGCCCGCCCGACACCAGCGCCATGGATTTCTCCCGCTTCAGTCCCTACCAGCTGTCGGTGCACTTCTCGGGCAAGGTGACGGTGCCGATCACCGCCGCCACCCGCAAGGGTGGCACCGAAACGGCCACCGCCAGCCAATTCCTCTACGGCTCCGCGGATATGGCGAAAACACCGCCCGCGTTGACCTTCGACTAA
- a CDS encoding helix-turn-helix domain-containing protein, which yields MDGRMTSHCAALANLSAREWAISAGELSPTERLLLILLSDKVDRNFTCEPTLRTLAAESGAGRSTVLRRLRELEQRGLIRREPQFDEDGARLPTRYFLNHPLAPVRCGVCGAPRQSTPCSRAAHRKPPRSLRPSFP from the coding sequence GTGGATGGCCGCATGACAAGCCACTGCGCGGCGCTCGCCAACCTCAGTGCGCGCGAATGGGCCATCAGCGCCGGTGAACTCTCACCGACCGAGAGGTTGCTGCTGATCCTGTTGTCGGACAAAGTCGATCGCAACTTCACCTGCGAGCCCACCCTGCGCACGCTGGCGGCCGAATCGGGTGCGGGCCGAAGCACCGTCTTGCGCAGGCTCAGGGAGCTCGAACAGCGCGGCCTGATCCGCCGCGAACCGCAGTTTGATGAGGACGGCGCCAGGCTCCCCACCCGCTATTTCCTCAACCACCCGCTCGCGCCGGTTCGCTGCGGTGTATGCGGAGCACCGCGCCAGTCGACACCGTGCTCGCGCGCCGCACACCGAAAGCCGCCTCGCTCTCTCCGCCCCAGCTTCCCCTAG
- a CDS encoding PE domain-containing protein, whose amino-acid sequence MSFVTIAPELIASAAKDLAGIGSALEEAGAAAVAPTTTVLAAGADEVSAAIAALFSSHGIAYQAVSAQMSAFHGQFVQLMTAGAASYASAEAVNVNPLQSVEREVLGAINAPTNALLGRPLIGDGVAGSAANPNGGAGGLLWGNGGNGYNGAGGAGGAAGLFGNGGAGGTGAVGSAGGAGGTGGLLYGTGGVGGTGGIAASPATVGGVGGAGGAAGLFGDGGAGGAGGAGAAGTNSLYFSGGAGGLGGAGGTGGHGGILGGSGGAGGAGGAGGNGGSGGTLQFVGGGGGNGGAAGNGGGGGLGGDAGMLFGAGGSGGAGGAGGTGGHGGAGYSIGGSGGMGVTGGAGGLGGAGGHGSLFGPGGNGGMGGAAGNGGTGGAAGFGGFGGNGGQPGTPGLGGQGGPGGLLSQPGAPGAPGANGYAGGSNGTIIDIARGGVDGSVGVVQDINSIGPSIQRALTDSMNSFNASVAQQIHQLAVQAQASLLNAAGLNFLDGGTGNLGLLNFGNNNQGFFNFGNGNNGVLNFGDGNTGSFNFGSYNRGSVNVFGNANFGNFNLGAGNIGSFNVGSNNYGGNNFGFSNVGNRNFGWSNVGDGNIGTYLRGESLLGFGSLALALA is encoded by the coding sequence TTGTCATTCGTCACTATCGCACCTGAGTTGATCGCGTCCGCGGCAAAAGACCTGGCCGGGATCGGTTCTGCGCTGGAGGAGGCTGGCGCGGCCGCGGTCGCGCCGACCACCACCGTGTTGGCAGCGGGGGCCGACGAGGTATCGGCGGCCATTGCGGCGCTGTTCAGCTCCCATGGCATCGCTTATCAGGCGGTGAGCGCGCAAATGTCGGCGTTTCACGGTCAGTTCGTTCAGTTGATGACGGCCGGGGCCGCGTCGTATGCCTCGGCTGAGGCAGTCAACGTCAATCCGCTGCAAAGCGTGGAGCGTGAGGTGTTGGGGGCGATCAATGCGCCGACGAACGCGCTGTTGGGTCGGCCGTTGATCGGTGACGGAGTTGCCGGCTCCGCGGCCAACCCAAATGGCGGGGCCGGAGGCCTGTTGTGGGGCAACGGGGGCAACGGCTACAACGGCGCAGGCGGCGCTGGGGGTGCAGCCGGTCTCTTCGGCAACGGTGGTGCCGGTGGCACTGGAGCCGTCGGCAGCGCCGGGGGAGCGGGCGGTACTGGCGGGCTTCTGTACGGCACCGGTGGTGTCGGCGGCACGGGCGGCATCGCTGCTAGCCCCGCAACGGTCGGCGGTGTGGGCGGCGCCGGTGGTGCAGCTGGACTTTTCGGTGACGGTGGGGCCGGCGGAGCGGGGGGTGCCGGTGCGGCCGGGACAAACTCGTTGTACTTCTCCGGCGGCGCCGGCGGACTCGGTGGCGCAGGAGGCACCGGTGGACACGGCGGCATATTGGGCGGAAGCGGCGGGGCCGGCGGGGCCGGCGGGGCTGGCGGCAACGGCGGCAGCGGCGGCACCCTGCAGTTCGTTGGCGGCGGGGGCGGCAACGGTGGAGCAGCCGGCAACGGCGGCGGCGGCGGCCTTGGCGGAGACGCGGGGATGCTGTTCGGCGCCGGCGGCAGCGGAGGCGCCGGAGGGGCCGGAGGCACCGGAGGCCACGGAGGCGCCGGCTACTCGATCGGGGGCTCGGGCGGCATGGGCGTTACCGGCGGCGCGGGCGGGCTCGGTGGTGCAGGAGGCCACGGCAGCCTGTTCGGTCCCGGCGGCAATGGGGGTATGGGCGGCGCCGCGGGTAATGGAGGTACCGGCGGCGCGGCCGGATTCGGCGGTTTTGGCGGTAACGGTGGGCAACCCGGCACGCCCGGGCTCGGTGGGCAGGGTGGCCCGGGAGGGTTGTTGAGCCAACCCGGCGCGCCGGGCGCACCCGGAGCCAACGGATACGCTGGCGGCTCCAACGGCACCATAATCGACATCGCACGAGGTGGCGTCGACGGCTCGGTGGGGGTCGTTCAGGACATCAACTCGATCGGACCCTCGATCCAGAGGGCGCTGACCGACTCGATGAACAGCTTCAACGCCAGTGTCGCCCAACAGATTCATCAGCTTGCCGTACAGGCACAAGCATCTCTGCTCAACGCCGCCGGATTGAATTTCCTCGACGGCGGGACAGGCAATCTGGGCCTGTTGAACTTCGGCAACAACAATCAAGGATTCTTCAACTTCGGCAACGGCAACAACGGCGTCCTGAACTTCGGGGACGGCAACACCGGCAGTTTCAACTTCGGCAGCTACAACCGCGGCAGCGTAAATGTGTTCGGCAACGCCAACTTCGGCAACTTCAACCTCGGAGCCGGCAACATCGGCAGCTTTAACGTCGGCTCCAACAACTACGGCGGCAACAACTTTGGGTTCAGCAACGTCGGTAATCGCAACTTCGGTTGGTCCAACGTCGGCGACGGCAACATCGGAACCTACCTGCGCGGCGAAAGCCTGCTCGGTTTCGGCTCGCTGGCGCTCGCCCTCGCTTGA
- a CDS encoding IS3 family transposase (programmed frameshift), which yields MAGRKRHSAEDIVRKLRRADELAAEGKTGDEIAAELGVSAATLYNWRRAYGGMDTDAAKELRELREQNTRLKRLLAEAELEKDALREVAKGKILSPAAKRRAVDMLKDTLSMSERLACKAVGLARSTYRRLPAAQTPDDPDAQMRAWLRSYATKHPCHGFRRAWAALRYDVGREVNQKKVHRLWREEGLQVKIRSPRKRSGVSSVPPVVADAPNVVWAIDFQFDSTTDGKAIKIASMLDEHTRESLLNIVERSITAERLVTELETAFAVAGGPPKVLRMDNGPELVSQALQRFCENKTGLLYIPPGCPWINGHIESFNNRLRKECLNRNHWNTLFEARVVIGDFKHEHNHRHRHSALGYRTPAEYAAACRHTHTPVACEIN from the exons ATGGCTGGTCGTAAGCGGCATTCCGCGGAGGACATCGTGCGCAAGTTGCGCCGCGCGGACGAGCTGGCTGCTGAAGGCAAGACCGGTGACGAGATCGCTGCCGAGTTGGGTGTCTCAGCCGCCACGCTGTACAACTGGCGCCGCGCCTACGGCGGCATGGACACCGACGCCGCCAAAGAGCTACGGGAGTTGCGCGAGCAGAACACGCGCTTGAAGAGGCTGCTGGCCGAGGCCGAACTGGAGAAGGACGCGCTGCGGGAGGTCGCGA AAGGGAAAATTCTGAGCCCAGCTGCCAAGCGGCGCGCCGTGGACATGCTCAAGGACACGCTGAGTATGTCGGAACGACTGGCGTGCAAGGCCGTTGGGCTGGCCCGCTCCACCTACCGCCGCTTGCCCGCGGCGCAGACTCCGGATGATCCAGACGCCCAGATGCGAGCCTGGCTGCGCTCCTACGCCACCAAACACCCCTGCCACGGGTTCCGGCGCGCCTGGGCGGCCTTGCGCTACGACGTGGGTCGTGAGGTCAACCAGAAGAAAGTCCATCGGCTGTGGCGCGAGGAGGGCCTGCAGGTCAAGATCCGCTCGCCGCGTAAGCGGTCTGGGGTGTCCTCGGTCCCGCCGGTGGTAGCCGATGCACCGAACGTGGTGTGGGCGATCGATTTCCAGTTCGACTCCACCACCGACGGCAAGGCCATCAAGATCGCCTCGATGCTCGACGAGCACACCCGCGAGTCGCTGCTGAACATCGTGGAGCGCTCCATCACCGCCGAACGTCTCGTGACCGAACTCGAGACGGCGTTCGCGGTGGCCGGCGGACCGCCGAAGGTGCTGCGCATGGACAACGGCCCGGAGCTGGTTTCCCAAGCGCTGCAACGATTCTGCGAGAACAAAACCGGCCTGCTCTACATCCCACCAGGATGCCCGTGGATCAATGGGCATATCGAGTCGTTCAACAACCGGCTACGTAAGGAGTGCCTCAACCGCAACCACTGGAACACCCTGTTCGAGGCCCGCGTGGTGATCGGCGATTTCAAGCACGAACATAATCACCGACACCGCCATTCGGCGCTGGGCTATCGAACCCCCGCCGAGTACGCTGCGGCTTGCCGGCACACCCACACCCCGGTGGCCTGCGAGATCAACTGA
- a CDS encoding sensor domain-containing protein, translated as MLTRAGAAIGVLGVAILSAGCTTRVGGTALAAADLGHVALPVAVEAMAGLLPSPEQLDAVLGVQGMSAKQSLSYGYSGATASDDCAETWNVAWVPMYTGLGWVAMRTQFVATPDKEHRVWQGIVVFPFAVDATAFYSRQVAAWRTCDGRRIAMRYLDEPASADQLFNVGSAGDHDGILTQTSTEADEPTWMCEHALSARNNVIVDVQVCGERLSGQAESVTRAVVAKVPVS; from the coding sequence ATGCTGACCCGGGCCGGCGCGGCAATCGGCGTCCTCGGCGTGGCGATCTTGAGCGCGGGGTGCACCACCCGCGTGGGCGGAACCGCTCTTGCCGCCGCTGATTTGGGGCATGTCGCTCTGCCGGTAGCCGTGGAGGCGATGGCGGGGTTGTTGCCCTCCCCAGAGCAGCTGGACGCGGTGTTGGGGGTGCAGGGGATGAGTGCGAAGCAGTCGCTGTCATACGGATATAGCGGCGCCACTGCCTCCGATGACTGCGCAGAAACCTGGAATGTGGCGTGGGTTCCGATGTACACCGGCTTGGGCTGGGTGGCGATGCGCACGCAGTTCGTCGCAACCCCCGACAAGGAGCACCGGGTGTGGCAGGGCATTGTGGTGTTCCCGTTCGCGGTGGACGCCACGGCGTTCTATTCCCGGCAGGTGGCCGCCTGGCGCACGTGCGACGGGCGCCGCATCGCAATGCGTTACCTGGATGAGCCGGCATCAGCGGATCAACTGTTTAACGTCGGGTCGGCCGGGGATCATGACGGCATCCTGACCCAAACCTCCACCGAGGCCGACGAACCGACCTGGATGTGCGAGCACGCGCTGAGTGCGCGCAACAACGTCATCGTCGATGTGCAGGTGTGCGGGGAGCGGCTGAGCGGGCAGGCGGAGTCGGTGACGCGGGCGGTCGTGGCGAAAGTGCCGGTGTCCTAG
- a CDS encoding serine/threonine-protein kinase PknD yields MQGRPFGRYRLIELLGRGGMGEVWRAYDTVIDRTVAIKMLLPHFAQDRTFEQRFRREARAAARLDEPHAVPIYDVGEIDGRLYVAMRLVKGQELQTLLSHGPLQPDRAVEIIGQIASALDTAHNAALVHRDVKPSNILVTKDNFAYLIDFGIASAAGDTGMTTTGSLIGTWAYMAPERFSTGADHRADIYALACVLHECLTATRPFPGNSLEQQYAAHLSAPPPRPSVTVTGLAPSMDEVIARGMAKSPELRFQSATDLARAARVALSRGAAQPHPRSAERFPTAPNARQHGSQAVDKETPPSPKKPLRASPSTETDQTGNDATPALRNQRRRIVVSLIGSSAAIVAVITVVSLFVVSGKHASSWSQTVAFHLSDSFGVAVDRSGAVYATGINRSGPAEVTILAAGSNTPTTLPLTNVEPRGVAVDSTGAVYVADAAGNQVVKLHAGQQTTLPFVGLNRPLGVATDNSNAVYVADTRNNRVLKLAAGSTQQAELPFTGLNNPHALAIDNAGDVYVTDGINSRVLKLVAKMKYQLPLPLRGFADAYGLAADTKGAVYVVDHDHDGRVVKLAPDSNQQAVLPFKGLQFPHGVAIDSNGSIYVADGNNQVIKLEER; encoded by the coding sequence TTGCAGGGAAGACCGTTTGGCCGATACCGGCTGATCGAGCTATTGGGTCGCGGCGGCATGGGCGAGGTGTGGCGTGCCTATGACACTGTCATCGACCGGACCGTGGCGATTAAGATGCTGCTGCCGCACTTCGCTCAGGACAGAACCTTTGAGCAGCGGTTCCGTCGGGAAGCCCGCGCCGCTGCCCGCTTGGACGAACCTCACGCGGTTCCGATCTATGACGTCGGTGAGATTGACGGACGTCTCTATGTGGCCATGCGCCTCGTCAAAGGCCAAGAGCTGCAAACGCTGCTCAGCCACGGGCCACTACAGCCGGACCGGGCCGTTGAGATCATCGGGCAGATCGCCTCGGCGCTCGATACAGCCCACAACGCTGCGCTGGTCCACCGCGATGTCAAGCCGTCCAACATTCTGGTCACCAAAGACAACTTCGCGTACCTGATCGACTTCGGTATCGCGAGCGCTGCGGGAGACACCGGCATGACGACCACTGGCAGCCTCATTGGCACATGGGCATACATGGCTCCGGAACGATTTAGCACCGGCGCGGACCACCGTGCCGACATCTACGCTTTGGCATGCGTTTTGCATGAATGCCTAACCGCAACCAGACCATTTCCGGGGAACAGTCTCGAACAGCAGTACGCGGCACACCTGTCGGCCCCGCCACCGCGCCCATCCGTCACGGTGACAGGACTCGCACCCTCGATGGACGAAGTGATTGCCAGGGGAATGGCGAAAAGTCCCGAGCTTCGGTTCCAAAGCGCCACAGATCTGGCCAGGGCGGCCCGAGTTGCCCTCAGTCGTGGCGCTGCCCAACCGCATCCCCGCTCTGCGGAACGGTTCCCCACCGCACCGAATGCGCGCCAGCACGGGTCGCAAGCCGTCGACAAAGAGACACCTCCGAGCCCGAAGAAACCTCTCCGTGCATCGCCTTCTACTGAGACCGATCAGACAGGGAATGACGCGACTCCAGCACTACGGAACCAGCGACGCCGCATCGTTGTGAGTTTGATCGGTTCGAGCGCGGCGATCGTGGCAGTTATAACGGTTGTGAGCCTCTTCGTAGTCAGCGGCAAGCACGCATCGTCGTGGTCTCAGACCGTCGCTTTCCATTTGTCCGACAGCTTCGGGGTAGCGGTCGACCGCAGCGGTGCTGTGTACGCCACGGGCATCAACCGTTCGGGTCCAGCTGAGGTCACCATCCTCGCTGCCGGATCGAACACACCCACTACCCTGCCACTGACGAATGTTGAACCCCGTGGTGTTGCCGTCGACAGCACCGGAGCGGTTTACGTGGCCGATGCCGCAGGCAATCAAGTGGTCAAACTTCATGCCGGACAACAGACAACGCTGCCTTTCGTCGGGCTCAATAGGCCCCTCGGGGTCGCGACTGACAACTCAAACGCGGTCTACGTCGCTGACACCCGCAACAACCGTGTCCTCAAACTGGCCGCTGGATCCACACAACAAGCCGAACTGCCCTTCACCGGCCTCAACAACCCTCACGCTCTTGCCATTGACAACGCTGGCGACGTGTATGTCACTGACGGCATCAATAGCCGAGTACTTAAGCTCGTCGCCAAAATGAAATACCAGCTGCCGCTGCCCCTTCGAGGCTTCGCAGACGCCTATGGCCTTGCTGCCGACACGAAAGGAGCGGTCTACGTTGTCGACCACGACCACGACGGTCGAGTCGTCAAGTTAGCCCCCGATTCCAACCAACAGGCTGTGCTGCCGTTTAAAGGCCTTCAATTTCCGCATGGTGTGGCAATTGACAGCAACGGCTCCATCTACGTCGCAGATGGGAACAACCAGGTAATTAAGCTGGAAGAGCGCTAG
- a CDS encoding AAA family ATPase, with the protein MSIAALVAAFSAKVVGQSTLRETLLIGLLAGGHVLLEGVPGLAKTTAARVIAESIEGRFARIQCTPDLLPSDIIGTQIFDSATNSFVTRLGPVHANIVLLDEINRSSAKTQSAMLEAMEERQTTIAGTLYPIPEPFMVIATQNPVDQEGTYPLSESQADRFMLKDVLRYPSVAEEVEVMMRRDNGVYRKDRPTPAVIGLEVVRRLQTVTASTHLDPALMSYASQLVAVTRTPGQYLPPPLAAVIEYGASPRASLALCHAARALALLRGRKHVRPEDIAHVAHRVLAHRLVLGFEAASAGITAHTVIDSVLAAVRLPEDCHGSAPARRQAAFPRPHPWVARRRPVCAASPAKPGESRTPGKT; encoded by the coding sequence ATGAGCATTGCCGCGTTGGTGGCGGCGTTTTCGGCCAAAGTGGTCGGCCAGAGCACGCTGCGGGAAACGCTGCTCATCGGGCTGCTGGCCGGCGGGCATGTGCTACTGGAAGGTGTGCCCGGGCTGGCCAAGACGACCGCGGCGCGGGTGATCGCCGAGTCGATCGAGGGCCGCTTCGCCCGCATCCAGTGCACCCCGGATCTGCTGCCCAGCGACATCATCGGCACCCAGATCTTCGACTCGGCCACCAATTCCTTTGTCACACGCCTAGGTCCAGTGCACGCCAACATCGTGCTGCTCGATGAGATCAACCGCTCTAGCGCCAAAACCCAGAGCGCGATGCTGGAGGCGATGGAAGAACGGCAGACCACGATCGCGGGCACGCTGTATCCGATCCCGGAGCCGTTCATGGTGATCGCCACCCAGAACCCGGTCGATCAAGAGGGCACCTATCCGCTCTCAGAATCCCAGGCCGACCGGTTCATGCTCAAAGACGTTCTGCGGTACCCGAGCGTGGCCGAAGAGGTCGAAGTCATGATGCGCCGCGACAACGGCGTCTACCGCAAAGACCGCCCAACCCCGGCGGTGATCGGGCTCGAGGTAGTGCGCCGGCTGCAGACCGTGACCGCCAGCACCCATTTGGACCCGGCGCTGATGAGCTACGCCAGCCAACTGGTCGCGGTCACCCGCACCCCAGGGCAATACCTGCCACCGCCGCTGGCCGCGGTCATCGAATACGGCGCCTCCCCGCGGGCCAGTTTGGCGCTGTGCCACGCCGCGCGCGCGCTGGCGCTGCTGCGTGGCCGTAAACACGTGCGACCCGAAGACATCGCCCATGTCGCACACCGGGTGTTGGCGCACCGACTGGTCCTGGGCTTTGAAGCTGCCAGTGCCGGCATCACCGCCCACACGGTCATCGACTCGGTGCTGGCCGCGGTGCGTCTGCCCGAGGACTGTCATGGGTCAGCTCCTGCACGCCGCCAAGCGGCATTTCCCCGGCCCCACCCGTGGGTTGCTCGACGGCGGCCGGTATGCGCTGCCTCACCGGCAAAGCCTGGGGAGTCAAGAACTCCGGGCAAGACTTGA